Proteins encoded in a region of the Trypanosoma brucei gambiense DAL972 chromosome 6, complete sequence genome:
- a CDS encoding ribosomal P protein AGP2beta-1, putative translates to MALQLNKDKYNTNELSMASLVALCSDCKRLCVEKTGRMVENMSRAPRGWEEEYTSAAEKRRGEDFELCHSRCLRVTSVCPSPTALEWFESLGYRRVAEMSPTDGIPTIQQVSRCEYALTDFTNVLFSLAHKPSKVMFDKVNPKTGERLDREVGGESSDIKKPVLGAGSIDEAILNRWSSPKRGRRDMEDLGLIRSPHDSTQFKRELERQDMKVGGTTPRW, encoded by the coding sequence ATGGCGCTGCAATTGAATAAAGACAAATATAATACAAATGAACTTAGCATGGCTTCTCTAGTTGCACTTTGCTCAGATTGCAAGAGACTTTGCGTCGAGAAGACCGGCAGAATGGTAGAGAACATGAGTCGGGCCCCACGTGGTTGGGAAGAAGAATATACGTCGGCTGCTGAGAAGCGCCGGGGGGAAGACTTCGAGTTGTGCCACAGTCGCTGTCTTCGTGTAACGTCGGTTTGTCCATCACCAACAGCTCTCGAGTGGTTTGAGTCTTTGGGATACAGAAGAGTGGCGGAGATGTCCCCAACGGATGGAATTCCCACAATTCAGCAGGTGTCGAGGTGCGAATACGCCCTCACAGATTTCACCAATGTGCTGTTTTCTCTGGCCCATAAGCCGAGCAAGGTCATGTTTGACAAAGTTAATCCCAAAACAGGGGAGAGGTTGGATAGGGAGGTGGGAGGCGAATCTTCGGATATCAAGAAGCCAGTGCTTGGGGCTGGGTCAATTGATGAGGCAATTTTGAATCGCTGGAGCTCCCCCAAACGGGGGCGTAGGGATATGGAAGACTTAGGTCTTATTCGATCCCCGCATGATTCGACCCAATTTAAGCGTGAACTGG